The region caacctttcagtCACAAGCACAGAACCTTAATCGCTGAGCTGCCACTGCCGAGCAGGAGATGGCCTGAGGGGCCTCATGGGCTGCAACACTGATGAGGTTTTTCACCTGCAGGCAAGGGAAGAGATGCTCACAGGCCTTGGTAGCTCTCACTGGACCTGCTGACATATGTCACTCCCGATCTGTTCTTCGAGCGACAAAATCTGTCAGCACGGCACAGACGGCCACCAGCACAAAGCTCGGAAGAGGCATGCGGATGCAACGCGCTTCCTGCTAATTGGTGTTTTTGTAATAACACCATCTGTTCTTTAAGAAAGTCAGACTGTAGGAAGACACACTCTTACAGAATAAATTTATGCACCAGACAAACAATGCATCAGTCCTCACCAGTAGGATGAaggaaaagtaaaagtaaaataatatcacttttttcatttgtacactacatctacatcgATATCTGTTTGTCCATATTTGTACTATAGATTTATAGAAAATGCAGTGATAAAATTTGCATTAAACAGATAGAGGACATAATGCTTTAGATTACCATGTacctttatattgttttatgaaGTCCAACATCTAGTTAATACACTTTAATCACCTATTCAGTTCATCCAGAACCACATTGCTAACTGACTCTAACTTCTGACTAATATGCttaaaactaaaattaaaataaaattatatatatatatatatatatatatatgtatatatatatatatatatatatatttatttcagtgaAGAATGTAAAGCTGAAGATCTTAAAGAAAGAGGCATATTGCCACCCAGTGGCACTTCATACCACAACACACTGTAGCttggttgtgttttgttttgtattgtttttttatgatgcaGGAAATTGTCAAGCAATTTGTGTAATCCACCGTGAACTTCTTGCCTTATTCATCATTCATAACACAAATGGATGTAGagtttacatgattttattccCATACATTACATTATTCCCATTATTCTCCTGATTACTTTGTCATTTTAGTAAACATGCTACAAACATTTTTACTAACAGctatgaaaataaatcagtatttATCAAGTGTGCGGATTTGTGCCATAGATGGGATTCCAGAAAGCAAAATAACTGTGTTTTATACAATCTGCTGCGGAGGAATCTCCCCTGTTTCAATTCCACGGATGATTAAGCAGGATAATTAAGGTTTTTGGACATCctccacagagacagacagagcagctGGTGACATTCATGCATTTGAAACAGCGCGTCACAGTGAATTCCCATTAATGTCAACGTGTTTTGGCAATGTTACAAAGACTGTAAAAGTGGCTGAGGAGCAGCATCGAAGGATGAGTTGTGAGAATTCATATTCGAGACACAAAACAAACTTAACACATATGTAGAGATTGTGTatctttgcatgtgtgtgtgtgtgtgtgtgtgtgaaggtgaagGTGTGGTAAATGTTGGTAGACATGTACAACATTACGCAACACTACAGGGCAGGCAAGCTATTCAAAAAAAAGTCGAAAATCTCAAACATTTATTGGTCAGATTAGAACAGCAATAAACAAACTGGAAACTAACCTACCAGATGGCAAAACTGGCCTACCAGCCCGACCAGCTCGGTCTACATTTTGGCAGCTGATCAGACAGGGTACATTAGCAGACTAATACAAATTAGGCCACAAATTgttcactgtactgtgtgtaatgtTGATGGCACTAATAAATAGACAGATTCATGGATGTTATTTATGACCAAATCCTACATCAGTCTGACCCCACATTTATCACAAAGTATTCCCATTGCCAGACATTCAATTCTCttgtaaaaaattaaacatgatAATCATAGAAAGCAATAAATGAACAGTGGTGTGTCACAGCCCAGCACCGACTGTCATTGTTACCACCCTGAAACTCAAATTTTCCTACagcagcacatcctgaagtgtgtTATTGCTTGTATATGACAACACTGTTAAAGTCCTCATTTTGATTAAGTGCCAATCAATTTGCTTTAACAACAGCTCTGGCAGTTATTCTACCTTTAATTCATAtcaaaggtttatattaatgcatttgcTCTATTATTTTATGGCATCCTGATTACAGGGATTTATGATTGCTGATAATGTaagtacatatttatttacttagatCTTAATGTAGGAGTCTCTGGTATTAGTGTAACTGTAGTGTAAGTGTATCTGTAGCAGTACATTTTTAGCCACaagacatacatacaaacatatacaaagAGAGGCTGGAAAGGGAATAagagtttatagctgctataacagcaTTAGAACAGGAACGGACTGGTCTCATGGATTCGCTACAATAATAAATGTAGGACTTATAAGGACGTGTGTAAAACTTATTCTCCGTAACAggctgaattttttttgtgtgttttttattttaacatcatTTGAATGTGATTGAGTgacaaattatattatattatattatattatattatattatattatattatattatattatattatattatattatattatattatattacattacattatattatattacattatattatattatattgtattatattagattagattatattatattatatatttacatatttatagcTGATAATGTGTAACTGACAACAGGAGCTagtttttagattagattagattagattagattagattagattagattagattagattagattagattagattagattagattagattcaactttattgtcattacacatgtacaagtacaaggcaacgaaatgcagtttaggtctaaccagagtgcaatagtagcaagtgcaggatatacagttggtacaagatttaaataagttaaataagtggtaatatggagtgATTTACAGAAGTGTGCGTACTATGAACAAacatacagatttacagaaggatatgtgctgtagcaaaatatatggctattactataaacagtaatttacagatatgtatgttctatgatgaatatatatgtgctatgtatataatatacagatgtatatatatacagtatatgtgctatgaatataatatacagatgaatatatatatgagctatgaatataatatagagatgtctattactataaactaaaatttacagaagggtGTGTGCTATAAACAATATACTGTTATTACTATAACAAAATATACAGGgggatatgtactatgaacataatataatatatttctgttaCTATGAATAGAAATCAGTTTGTGGAGTTTTGTGGATTTATAGtaatattaaatgttactataaatgaataaaaaagtaaagtgtctctttgttttattgaataaaaataataattgctaTAATGGGCTATTACAGTGTGCCcactaatataaatatattagttTGTGAAAGAACTATtcatactattttttttattggttcttaattaaaaatgtctttaagcTGTTAAAATATCTAATAAACTTTACAATCATATTCATGATGTATAAAGTTCTGAAAGCAGCTTCCGCCGGAAACTCGCAGCGCAACTCCATGGAAACGGCGCACGCTTTTCTCGAATATTTACCCACCTAGCCATTTAGCTCATGCTAGCTAACTCGGAAACACAACCTGTATTTGAGTCATataaaaacacagcagaaaGAAAACCTCTCAGAAAACAATACTCTTATTAGCCAGTCGTTAGTTTTACATGATCATGAGTCGCACTCCGGATGCAAGAGCGAGGTAAATACCTGTGTTTTTAGGTGGCTAATGACTGTTAGCTAGTTAGCCAGAAAGGTTAGATAGCATACATGCTAACCTTCTACCATTAATTAGCTATTAGATACGAGAAATATAAGCGTTTAGGGGTTAAAAAGGAGGAATTTAGAGACAGTGCATAAATCTGGCAGGATTTTGGACATAGctagtgtttcagtgtttgttaGCTAGCTTTCTAGATAATGCAAGAAGACAGAAATGTTACATGTTACTTTTATACAAGCtacttttgtacattttattctttgtaCTCTTTGGAATATTAGTGCATTTAGTTCAGTTGACAATTATATAAGAAACTATATAACTTGTTGCACAGAATAATTCCTGCTCAAACTGTTATTTTACTCCATTAAATGTCCTTTTTTTGCAATAACATAATCTTGCATGCATGTTAGTAGTATGCACAGTGAATATCAATGGAGTGATGTTTATAATGCAAACCTTAAAGCTTTGTGTAAAAAAACTAAACCATGTGTTGCCTTTCTCCATTATGTTGTGTTGGCATTTCTGCTTCTTAAAGAGACATACAGACCAAGCAGATCCAGGAGAACCTCACTCATGTGCAGAAACATTTTGGGGAGCTGTGTCAGCTTTTTGCAGCATATGTACGTAAAACGGCACGACTGAGGGACAAGGCTGACTTGCTGGTCACTGAGATTGGCTTCTAcgcagacacagagacaccaaCTCTGAAAAATGGACTAAAGAattttgcggatcagcttgctAAAATTCAGGACTACAGACAAGCCCAGGTGTGTTGGTAAAAGTTCTAGTATATTCTCTTTATAGAGCTGAGTCCAGAATTGTTGCCATCCTTTAGAAGAATGGACAAAGAACATTCACATTATAATTGGAGAAACTGCTTTGCTTTCCACTACCAAACATCATTATTATGTGAGAAACACAGTCAGACATAAAGAAAAGCAAACTAATTGtcagttaaaaacaaatgacaaaagtgCCAGGAGGATGTCGACCTGCATGAGACAAGTAATggatataaagataaataaaagtacagaaagggagacaaaaaaaaaaaaatgagaccTCAAAGATCTGAAGTTTTAAAATTGAACAGAACTGTTCAAGAATCTCGGACCCAAGCCTTTAGAAAACGTTGCATAAAAGAACTTATTCCTGAGAATTGATCAGAACAGGGCAGATGATCCAATCAAAGAATTTAAACTAATCATCTTGTAAATTTGATTTATGTTAGttgtggtgtatttttttttaatgaattaaataaaaatcattgtttaattctaaattatatttatattgcctactattaattatataattacatttctaTGAAGGATGATAATAATTATGGATTTAGTTCATTCAGTTTAGAATCATGCTAAAACTACATAGAAGAAGTCTTCAGTTTTTactgtgtaattattattattatttattttttttattgtgtttttttttttgtgtgtgtgtgtataatcatTGCTCACAGGTGAAAAGACTTGATGCCAAAGTGGTTGAGCCACTGAAAGCTTATGGTTCTTTTGTGAAACTGAAAAGGGTAAGTTCTGATCTATCAAAACATCTGAAACATCTTTAAATCACAcgtccaacacatcaacttttaCCTAAAATGATCACATGAGGGCAGCATTAGCTTATTTCTATAATCATGACTCACATGGGACTTtgctgtttaaatgtgttgtgcAGACCAGACTAGGACACTTGATGctttagatattttatatatcgatttattatttaaaaccatTTTCTTTCCAGACTATTTTGTCTGAAAAATTATGCTGACAAAGCAAGTGTAAAATTTTCTGTTCGTATTTTATTGGACTCTCACCAAGTAAATGCAGGTTTTACTGATTTATTCCACCTGAACCGATTTTTCTACAGAATTGGATCCCTCTGTGAGGGAGTTGATCAACAGCTTACATCTTACCATTGTCCAGGACCTAGGTCATGATATGTGAAAACTCTCCACCATCCTGAATTATGCATAGCACCAGGTGTGCTTAATGCAGTTTTCTACACTTGACATGTGCAAATGTGCATCTTATATTCTGGACAAGTGAATACTGCATAATCTCTTTGTCTCAGCAGCCAAAGAATTCCTGGAAAAACGAGCGCATATTTTAGTATCCGGAAAACCAGCATGTCTGAACAGACCGTCAGTGCATCATTTTTGGGCCACACAGTTTTTTATTCCATGAGAAACACTGCCTTTCACAACACTTGCAGAGGGATAGCCACTCCCTCGGGCCTTCTGCAGAAGTCTTAATCTCCTCCCATTTTATTGGGCAAGCCATAAACCCACTACTGAAGCGTTACATGGAGCACGTTCCTGAAGGGCAGGATACCTAATGGCTAAAAATACCACCCATCTGGCAATGGCTACATCAGATTATTGGGATACCAATGACGATCCATGGATACTATGTCTGTTCTGCTAGTAtcaatccatccacccatccatccattttctttgCTTATCTGTTTTGGAGGTCACGGGGGCATAAGTCTAAGCAAATATGCCCAGACCTCCTTCTTTCTAGCTACCTCCTTCTTTCTAGCTTCTCCCCAGGAATACCCAGGCACTCCTTGGCTAGACTAGAGATAAAATCTTTCCTATTTTTTGGTCTTTCCAAATGTAAAAGAGGTATTTGCAAATTTGTAATTGCAAAAGAGGCATCCTAGACAGTTCCCAAACCATGTCAATAGGAGCATTGACTATGTTTACCTCTCCTCAAATGTCTGCGCTCCTTACTCCATCTCTACAGCTGAGCTAATATCACTTGAGGTATTAATTTGAGGTCTGCACTCTATtggatacttttttttttttttttatcattttcagttattatttgttaattaatagCCTCATCTAAGTGTGCCAGTATTGTGTATCAGTGCGCCCTCTGCTGGAAGTGTCTAATGTTTAGTTTCATAAATTGCTTCAGACACCAAATATGTGAGAGAATGCAAAATCCACCTTTCCAGCTCTCTTGGTGTTTCTCAGTCAGTACAACAGAAGGGCTTTTCACAGAGCACTCAATCCTAAGTTATATTATTGCTCCTAACCCTGCATCCTTAACCTGGGGTAAAGGAATGTCTCACACCTCTTTTTACCTCTGGAAAACCATGCACCAATGAAGCCATGGCATCCCCAAACAGAGTTAGAACAAGGGGAACTATTTTAAGTATTAAAAGCCCTATTGAATTCTTCCTTTAAAATTAATCTGATTTCTTAAGGTTTTCATGCTCATATCTCCAGATATCTTGTAGATTgttaattgtgtttgtttttctatgcatattgtgtgtgtgttatttatttggGGTCAGGATAATCTGTAATGTTAATCTGTAAAGGTTTTTTGGCTTATTTAGATTTGTTTAATAGTTAATTAAGTGTAATTTAGGTAAATTGTTTACAGTTGATTTAGCTAAattctatacatttttttcttaacacAACATCGTTTTTCCTCACAGTTTGCTCCTCACACATTTCTTGAACCTACAGGAGGACCTGAAACGTACCCAGAGTGCCAGGAACCGAGAAGCAAAGCAGATGCTGCAGCTGGAGAAAACGAGACAGAGGAACCCCTCTGACAGACAGATCATTGTATCCTTCCTTCCTGCTCCTTTCTTCTTTAATCTGTCTTactacacataaataaacactgcaGGTTCAGGCTTGTATTGCACCAGGCTATGAgtcgaggaaaaaaaaacctcaaaggTGGTTTGCATTAGTAGAAAACAGACAGTCTGGGTCTATAGATTAGAACGTTCTTCTaatgaaggaataaaaaataacttaaaTGTTAATGCAATAAATTTGAAGACTTGAGGAACTGCATTAGCTTTACTCCAACAAGCCCACATTGCTGCTTAGGCAATGAGCAGTGGTGGTTAAggcactgggttgttgattggaggatcagggttcaagccccagcacagccaagctgccactgctgggcccttgagcaaggccctcaaccctccctgctccaggggcgctgtatcatagctgcccctgcactctgaccccaacctcctcagttgggatatgtgaagaaaagaattccactgtgctgtaatgtatatgtggcgataataaaggcttctattctattctattctattctatatgaGCACTTCCATAAAACAGTCAGTGATGAGAGACGAAAGTCAGCTTGTTAAGATAATTTCACTATTCATGCAGGAGCTGAAGACACTGCTTAGCCTGAatactttcatttttaaatgttcatgcATCATCAATGGATACTTCCAGTTTCATCATTTTACTTCTCTTTTGTTGCTGTCGTTGCTGATACTTGTAGCCTGTGCAAAAGGGAAAAGACACAGTCGATCCGAATAATTGTTTTTACAATGGCATTCATTCACTGCTCTGTAAAAACACGACCCTGCCTCGTTTACACAAATTCACCCGAggaatttgacacaaaatgactgACCACTTTCCTCCACTTTCTCTCTTAGCCTTTCTCCTGTCATGttaaacatttgtatttgtgtacCTTTGAGATATTTGGCCTCACTGAAAAGTGCTGCATGattcaaagaaacaaagaagcaCTGCGGCTCTCTGCAATGGCTTCTTTAGTCCTTTAatagtcctttttttttcaaataactACTCGGAAGCAGTGGCTTGAGCTCGTTAGGTTAGAGAAAAAAGGAATATTATACTTATTTCTATGAATAATAACAGTAGCCTGATTATCACTTTATTCCTGTAAAGAGCTTTCCTTAACAGATTTTCACAGTCACAGGTAAGCCTTCACATCTGAAATGACtatgaatatttattcatttgtgcaGAATTACTGCAAATTACTGCAGTGCACATAGTAGTGAGAACTGGACCGATTTCCTGACATGAGCTCCACAGTACACGGACAGACTGCATGTGTGAACAGTTAGTTCTGCATCGTGACTGTCAGTTGTGTCGTGACAGGCTGAGAGCGAGCTGCAGCGAGCCACGATGGACGCCACACGCATGACTCGCCAGCTGGAGGAGACAATAGACCTGTTTGAAAGTCAGAAGATCCGAGATATCAAGGTTACTGAGACTGCACAGTTTTCTGTCTGGCGGGTGAAAGTGTTACATCATTACAAGTCGTACAGTGGGATCCAAATGTCTATGTACTGTAGCTCTAGATTTATTACCTAGGATcataagaatttattttaaataggaTCGTAGAATTTTTTAGCTGCTTGAGAAATCCAAGGGTGAATTGTATTTAGTCAAGCTTTATATCCTaccatgtcaagtcaagaagcttttattgtcatttcaatcatatatagctggttcagtacacagtga is a window of Tachysurus vachellii isolate PV-2020 chromosome 3, HZAU_Pvac_v1, whole genome shotgun sequence DNA encoding:
- the cibar1 gene encoding CBY1-interacting BAR domain-containing protein 1, giving the protein MIMSRTPDARARDIQTKQIQENLTHVQKHFGELCQLFAAYVRKTARLRDKADLLVTEIGFYADTETPTLKNGLKNFADQLAKIQDYRQAQVKRLDAKVVEPLKAYGSFVKLKREDLKRTQSARNREAKQMLQLEKTRQRNPSDRQIISQAESELQRATMDATRMTRQLEETIDLFESQKIRDIKDILGEFVTVEMAFHAKALEVYTTAYQHIKNVDEEADLEVFRSTLHPPDYQSRIEIMRANSRTSLNHTGMSMSKSGTLQASKGPKKGVEEDEEGEDDDDDEEEEEEDDDDDDDDDLEDVTDDEK